One region of Halalkalicoccus tibetensis genomic DNA includes:
- a CDS encoding universal stress protein: MERALVVAEDSEVGRQLLKEAATLAAGIDAELVVLQVLDEKRYDGSLERKVQSGNSNQIDSIDDITEELRLTADALASDIVDGVSYQSIGRVGKLPDIIIDTAVNMDCDHIFIVGERRSPTGKVVFGDNAQSVILQFDGPVTTLIDN; this comes from the coding sequence ATGGAACGTGCTCTTGTCGTAGCGGAGGATTCAGAAGTGGGTCGACAGCTATTAAAAGAAGCGGCTACTCTCGCTGCAGGAATTGATGCGGAGCTAGTTGTCTTGCAGGTCCTTGATGAGAAACGGTATGATGGCAGCCTGGAAAGAAAGGTTCAGAGTGGAAACAGTAATCAAATAGATAGTATTGACGACATTACAGAAGAATTGCGGCTTACAGCTGATGCTCTTGCTTCAGATATCGTTGATGGTGTCAGTTATCAATCGATAGGAAGAGTAGGAAAACTACCAGATATTATTATAGACACTGCGGTTAATATGGATTGTGATCATATATTTATCGTCGGTGAGCGCCGATCTCCAACGGGGAAAGTTGTGTTTGGTGACAACGCTCAATCGGTTATCCTTCAGTTTGATGGTCCCGTAACGACATTGATCGATAACTGA
- a CDS encoding TRAP transporter substrate-binding protein produces the protein MKEKITRRGVLAKSGIAAVTTTGLAGCLGDVTDDTTSITLASSFEPGHINVEAAEIFGDLVEEESDGNIEVDVSAGGSYGAEDEIAELVSEGSVEGSAGGALPHTIYIPEYSFFMGGPYVIEDFDHMLRVMDSDLMDGENEELIEAGNQRRIGNVIYRGWRQFTSNVPVRTPDDLGGINLRYDGIDSRGDIFEAVGVDPVPVPLDELYSALQQGTVDASEGDVEQIYSFNLFEVQDYLSLTEHLLEVGLLYLNEDVFQGLDESEQDLILELAEEATDEASEIAEDREEDRMDELADEGMEIVEDVEVEAFRENAQPAIEDWFESAWVGSYDEVQDI, from the coding sequence ATGAAAGAGAAGATCACGCGAAGAGGAGTTCTTGCAAAATCCGGTATAGCAGCAGTAACCACAACAGGGCTGGCAGGCTGTTTAGGTGATGTGACAGATGACACGACTAGCATAACACTGGCTAGTTCATTTGAGCCAGGTCATATCAACGTTGAAGCTGCCGAAATTTTCGGGGACTTAGTCGAGGAAGAGTCGGATGGAAACATTGAGGTAGACGTCTCTGCCGGCGGTTCGTATGGCGCTGAGGATGAAATTGCGGAATTGGTTAGTGAAGGTAGCGTAGAGGGGTCCGCTGGAGGGGCTCTACCTCATACAATCTATATTCCGGAGTATTCCTTCTTTATGGGGGGACCGTATGTGATCGAGGACTTCGATCACATGCTTCGTGTAATGGATTCTGATCTCATGGATGGTGAGAATGAAGAATTGATCGAAGCAGGTAACCAGCGCCGCATAGGTAATGTTATCTATAGAGGGTGGCGGCAGTTTACGTCGAACGTCCCCGTTCGTACACCTGATGACTTAGGTGGTATCAATCTCAGATATGATGGAATTGACTCGCGTGGAGACATCTTCGAGGCTGTTGGAGTTGATCCAGTACCGGTTCCTCTCGATGAGTTGTATAGCGCTCTTCAACAAGGAACCGTTGATGCATCTGAGGGAGACGTGGAACAGATATACTCGTTCAATTTATTCGAGGTTCAAGATTACCTCAGCCTCACTGAACACTTGTTAGAGGTGGGCTTATTGTACCTCAACGAAGATGTGTTCCAAGGACTGGATGAATCAGAACAGGACCTGATTCTCGAACTCGCCGAAGAAGCAACAGATGAGGCGAGTGAGATTGCAGAAGACCGGGAAGAGGATCGCATGGATGAACTAGCAGATGAAGGGATGGAGATAGTTGAGGATGTGGAAGTAGAGGCATTTAGGGAAAATGCACAACCTGCGATAGAAGACTGGTTTGAAAGTGCCTGGGTTGGCTCGTATGACGAAGTTCAGGATATATAG